A genomic window from Punica granatum isolate Tunisia-2019 chromosome 2, ASM765513v2, whole genome shotgun sequence includes:
- the LOC116195834 gene encoding scopoletin glucosyltransferase-like: MIRMIPHVRYHRINCTDCSPIMGSEGEMNGTSSTTSKIHIFFFPFMTPGHMIPMIDMAKLFAMRGVKSTLLATPHDEPLFFRSIDRTQKLGFDIGVVTMKLPLQEVGLPEYCQNLHLVTSPDMRRKYLMAVRMLDKQFEKLVEEHHPNCVISDMFLPWTTDIAPKYGIPRLIFHGTSHFSMGATECVRLYKPHADVSSDSECFLIPNFPGEIAMTRAQLPDFVREETEFTKFYIEVKESELRSYGVVVNSFYELEPAYADHYGDVLGRRSWRVGPVSLCNKEIEDKLERGNRATINGKDCLTWLDSKETDSVVYICFGSMTKFNASQLHEIALGLEASGQPFVWVVKKDEAVEEGKEDWLPQGYEDRMQGKGLIIRGWAPQVLILDHRAVGGFVTHCGWNSTLEGISAGVPMVTWPVAAEQFYNEKFITEVLRIGAPVGVKQWMRQVGDSVKSEQVEKAVRKVMVGEEAEEMRAQARELSKMAKKAVEEGGSSHSDLMALLEELKSPKVAGH, encoded by the exons ATGATCCGAATGATTCCACATG TGAGATATCATCGCATTAATTGCACCGATTGCTCTCCGATTATGGGCAGTGAAGGGGAGATGAATGGCACCAGCTCCACCACTTCTAAGATtcatatcttcttcttccctttcaTGACCCCGGGCCATATGATCCCGATGATCGACATGGCCAAGCTCTTCGCCATGAGAGGAGTCAAGTCGACCCTGCTCGCGACCCCCCATGACGAGCCGTTGTTTTTTAGGTCCATTGACAGGACTCAGAAGCTTGGCTTTGACATCGGTGTCGTCACCATGAAATTGCCGCTGCAAGAG GTGGGACTGCCCGAGTACTGCCAGAATCTCCATTTGGTTACTTCACCGGACATGCGCCGCAAGTACCTGATGGCTGTAAGGATGCTAGATAAGCAGTTCGAGAAGTTGGTTGAAGAGCACCATCCCAACTGCGTGATCTCTGACATGTTCCTCCCATGGACAACTGACATTGCCCCGAAGTATGGCATCCCAAGGCTCATTTTCCATGGGACGAGCCACTTCTCGATGGGGGCAACAGAATGCGTGAGGCTCTATAAGCCACACGCGGATGTCTCGTCTGATTCTGAATGTTTCTTGATCCCGAATTTTCCGG GGGAGATCGCAATGACAAGAGCTCAACTACCAGATTTTGTGAGGGAAGAAACAGAGTTCACAAAATTCTACATTGAAGTGAAAGAATCGGAGCTCAGAAGCTATGGAGTTGTCGTGAATAGTTTCTATGAGCTCGAACCTGCCTACGCAGATCATTATGGGGATGTGTTGGGGAGAAGATCGTGGCGGGTCGGTCCCGTCTCTTTGTGCAATAAGGAGATCGAGGACAAGCTGGAGAGAGGTAACAGAGCAACCATTAACGGGAAGGATTGCTTGACGTGGCTCGACTCGAAGGAGACCGACTCGGTGGTTTATATTTGCTTCGGGAGTATGACAAAGTTCAATGCTTCTCAGCTCCATGAGATTGCTTTAGGACTCGAGGCCTCTGGCCAGCCATTTGTTTGGGTGGTGAAGAAGGATGAAGCTGTTGAGGAAGGAAAAGAGGACTGGCTTCCCCAAGG ATATGAAGATAGAATGCAAGGGAAGGGCCTAATCATAAGAGGGTGGGCTCCCCAGGTGCTGATTCTTGACCACAGGGCAGTCGGGGGATTTGTGACACACTGTGGGTGGAACTCGACCTTGGAAGGTATCTCTGCCGGGGTGCCCATGGTGACGTGGCCGGTGGCGGCAGAGCAGTTCTACAACGAGAAGTTCATTACTGAGGTGCTGAGGATCGGGGCTCCTGTGGGAGTGAAGCAGTGGATGAGACAGGTCGGGGATAGCGTCAAGAGCGAGCAGGTGGAGAAGGCAGTGAGGAAAGTCATGGTGggtgaagaagcagaagagaTGAGGGCCCAGGCAAGAGAGCTATCAAAGatggctaagaaggccgtggAGGAAGGAGGATCTTCTCATTCTGATCTTATGGCTTTACTTGAAGAGTTGAAGTCTCCCAAGGTTGCTGGTCACTAG
- the LOC116193961 gene encoding scopoletin glucosyltransferase-like has product MDMAKLFAAQGMRSTVFTTPLNAAYFPRTVERSRFWGIEIEIQTVKFPSLELGLPEGCENFDFLTSRKTAPEEVVSNFFDALGMLRDPMSKLLEEFQPNCLVADIFFPWTVDIAPSSEFLGFYFTAPAASPCVLLNSSDLIIHTRRFLPIPRPSPFLNFLAHPANKATTANTKEKGERGKEASVTVDQWLDARRPNSIVYVCFGSVSKFSPSRHLEIAEGLEASEQQFIWVVRKADDEGVTAGVPLVTWPVSAEQFYNEKLVTQDDVEKAVRRAMVGGEAEEMRSRARELSNMARPSKKAARHLRIWMS; this is encoded by the exons ATGGACATGGCCAAACTTTTTGCAGCACAAGGAATGCGTTCCACAGTATTCACCACTCCTCTCAACGCAGCCTACTTTCCTAGGACAGTAGAACGTTCCAGGTTCTGGGGTATTGAGATTGAGATCCAAACTGTGAAGTTCCCATCCCTAGAATTGGGATTGCCAGAAGGGTGCGAGAACTTCGATTTTCTGACTTCCAGGAAGACCGCACCAGAAGAAGTTGTGAGCAACTTCTTCGATGCCCTTGGAATGCTTCGAGACCCCATGAGCAAACTCCTTGAAGAGTTCCAACCCAATTGCCTTGTGGCGGATATTTTCTTCCCCTGGACTGTTGATATCGCCCCGAGCTCGGAATTCCTAGGATTTTATTTTACGGCACCAGCTGCTTCTCCATGTGTGCTACTGAACTCCTCAGACTTGATAATCCACACAAGAAGGTTTCTTCCAATTCCGAGGCCTTCACCATTCCTGAACTTCCTGGCACATCCAGCTAACAAGGCTACAACTGC AAATACgaaagaaaaaggggaaagGGGCAAAGAAGCTTCTGTTACCGTGGACCAGTGGCTCGATGCGAGGAGACCCAATTCTATTGTTTATGTTTGTTTCGGCAGCGTATCAAAATTCAGTCCTTCACGACACTTGGAGATTGCAGAGGGCCTTGAAGCTTCAGAGCAGCAGTTCATTTGGGTTGTTAGGAAAGCTGATGATGAAG GAGTAACTGCTGGCGTGCCACTGGTGACATGGCCAGTCTCAGCTGAGCAGTTCTACAACGAAAAGTTGGTTACCCAG GATGATGTGGAGAAGGCAGTGAGGAGGGCCATGGTGGGTGGGGAGGCAGAGGAAATGAGAAGCAGGGCAAGAGAGCTTTCAAACATGGCCAGGCCGTCGAAGAAGGCTGCTCGTCATCTTCGGATTTGGATGTCTTAA
- the LOC116195836 gene encoding abscisate beta-glucosyltransferase-like — protein sequence MSSSTASVPLRPVEMFFFPFVGGGHQIPMVDMARVFAAHGANSIILAAPSAAPSFQKSIAGDQRSGRPIKVHTLQLPENAVSPDSDMSAAPFTDTSALQQPLRELLLERKPDCIVVDMFHRWSGEVIDATGVPRVVFNGSACFPRCAMEMMKIYNPREGLSSEFEPFLIPGLPDKIVMTESQLPHFDKGPPGGGNRPRGAKMGGPDKSQFGVVVNSFYDLEPKYVDLFRNELGTRAWVVGPVSLCNRDVKDKAVRGKESSIDEETCLNWLDSKEPNSVLYVSFGSLVRMAPIQILELAHGLEASGESFVWVVGKISSSDGNGEKSRDVDCLPDGFEERMRESKRGLIIRGWAPQLLILEHPSVGGFMTHCGWNSTLEGVSSGVPMITYPVSAEQFYNEKLITDVLGIGIKSGSIEWSSGKEPKKPVRREKVEAVVRELMAGGAEAAEMRRRAKELGEKARRAVEKGGSSYADAEALIEELRRHKRN from the exons ATGAGTTCGAGTACGGCCTCAGTTCCGCTACGGCCGGTGGAGAtgttcttcttcccctttgtTGGAGGCGGCCACCAGATTCCCATGGTCGACATGGCTCGTGTCTTCGCCGCCCACGGGGCCAACTCCATCATCCTAGCCGCCCCTTCTGCTGCACCTTCCTTCCAGAAATCCATCGCCGGCGACCAGAGATCCGGCCGCCCCATCAAGGTTCACACTCTCCAGTTGCCGGAAAACGCCGTCTCCCCCGACTCTGACATGTCCGCTGCTCCTTTCACTGACACCTCAGCCCTCCAGCAGCCGCTCAGGGAGCTCCTGCTCGAGAGGAAACCCGACTGCATCGTCGTCGACATGTTCCACCGCTGGTCCGGCGAG GTGATCGACGCGACTGGTGTGCCGAGGGTCGTCTTCAACGGGAGCGCTTGCTTCCCTCGGTGTGCGATGGAGATGATGAAGATCTACAATCCTCGAGAGGGGTTAAGTTCGGAGTTCGAGCCCTTTCTAATTCCAGGACTTCCCGATAAAATCGTAATGACTGAGTCTCAGCTCCCGCATTTCGACAAAGGCCCCCCTGGTGGAGGAAATCGGCCCCGGGGCGCCAAAATGGGGGGACCCGATAAGAGCCAGTTTGGTGTTGTAGTGAATAGCTTCTATGACTTGGAACCGAAATATGTGGACCTCTTCAGGAATGAACTGGGCACCCGGGCTTGGGTTGTGGGACCAGTTTCGCTCTGTAACCGGGATGTCAAGGATAAGGCTGTGAGAGGAAAAGAGTCCTCCATTGATGAGGAAACTTGCTTGAACTGGCTTGATTCGAAGGAGCCCAATTCAGTTCTTTATGTAAGTTTTGGGAGCTTGGTCCGGATGGCCCCAATACAGATCCTGGAATTGGCTCATGGGCTCGAGGCTTCGGGCGAAAGCTTTGTCTGGGTAGTTGGGAAAATCTCCAGTTCTGATGGAAATGGAGAGAAATCTCGAGATGTTGATTGTCTTCCTGACGGATTTGAGGAGAGGATGAGAGAATCAAAACGAGGTTTGATTATCAGGGGATGGGCTCCTCAGCTGTTGATCTTGGAACATCCTTCTGTGGGGGGATTCATGACACACTGCGGATGGAACTCGACCTTGGAGGGGGTGAGTTCGGGTGTTCCGATGATTACTTATCCTGTCTCTGCAGAGCAGTTTTATAATGAGAAGCTGATCACTGATGTGCTGGGGATCGGGATAAAGTCCGGGAGTATCGAGTGGTCGTCGGGGAAAGAGCCGAAGAAACCGGTGAGGCGGGAGAAGGTAGAAGCGGTTGTGAGAGAGCTGATGGCTGGTGGTGCTGAGGCGGCAGAGATGAGGAGAAGGGCCAAAGAGCTTGGGGAGAAGGCCAGGAGGGCTGTTGAGAAAGGGGGATCATCCTATGCCGATGCTGAAGCTCTGATCGAGGAGCTCCGGCGTCACAAAAGGAATTGA
- the LOC116193962 gene encoding scopoletin glucosyltransferase-like — protein MDRTKLFAALGMRSTVITTPINAAYFYRIIERSRFLGLEIEIQTVKFPSLEADCWKGARTSVFSLPGRSHQKKTVLYGTSYFSTCAAELLRLFNPHKNVSSDSKAFTIPKLPGDIQLTRIQLPEFARQEPETTFTRLLKQVLESKLKNYGVIVNSFYELKQAYAIITGTPRGEKLGISVHSLSAIEIPKKKQEGQGSFY, from the exons ATGGACAGGACCAAACTTTTTGCAGCACTAGGAATGCGTTCCACGGTCATTACCACTCCTATCAACGCGGCCTACTTTTATAGGATAATAGAACGTTCCAGGTTCTTGGGTCTTGAGATTGAGATCCAAACCGTGAAGTTCCCATCCCTGGAAGCGGATTGCTGGAAGGGTGCGAGAACTTCGGTTTTCTCACTTCCAGGGAGATCGCACCAGAAGAA GACAGTACTTTACGGCACCAGCTACTTCTCCACATGTGCTGCCGAACTTCTCAGACTCTTTAACCCGCACAAGAATGTTTCTTCCGATTCCAAGGCCTTCACCATTCCTAAACTTCCCGGGGACATCCAGCTAACAAGGATACAACTGCCTGAGTTCGCGAGGCAAGAGCCTGAAACAACCTTCACCAGGCTCCTCAAGCAAGTCCTTGAATCCAAGCTCAAAAACTACGGAGTCATAGTCAACAGTTTCTACGAGCTCAAACAGGCTTACGCGATTATTACCGGAACCCCAAGGGGAGAAAAGCTTGGCATATCggtccactctctctctgcaATAGAAATACCGAAGAAAAAGCAAGAGGGGCAGGGAAGCTTCTATTAG